TAGATTCACAAGAGCCTCTTTGGCAAAGGTCTCCACAGCATCTTGATCTGCTAAAAAATCGCTTCCTTTAATGGTGTCAAAGGCATGTTTTTCCCAATTATCCTCTTTTCCCTCAGGATGATTGGCTAAGGATGCATTGATCCCCCCTTGTGCCATCACTGAGTGGGACCGTAGAGGGTGCACCTTGGAAACAACAGCCACATCAAATCCACAATCATGGGCCTCAATAGCAGCTCGCAATCCAGCCAGTCCACCCCCAACGACAACAATATCGTGGGAGAACACCGAAAATTCCTCCTCCATTTAATTTAATAGTTTTTCTCCCTGGGCCTTTCTATCCATTGTGGAGCCCAGGGAAGTGGTTTAATCTTAAGCATATCGTATATCTTCTGTCTTTCTTCTATCGCCTTTTTCCTGAGATTTAAGTAATGGTTATTCCCATGTGCATCGATTGCAACGAACAAGGGACCATAGTCCTTGATTTCGCATTCCAGAATCGCCTGGGAGTCTAAATCAGGCCAGAAGACGTTGATAATCTTGGCTCGTGCATCGTAATAGGCAGCAGCACCTCCTACAACCGATAAATAAACACAGCCATATTTTCTGCAAGCCTCGGTTGTTCCTTCCAAAAGTCCACCCTTACCTATAATTGCACGGCACCTATGTC
The window above is part of the Nitrospirota bacterium genome. Proteins encoded here:
- a CDS encoding fumarate hydratase C-terminal domain-containing protein, with the protein product MSKVWHLETPISEKQIRELKLLDTVYISGKLWGIRDRNLGRELDDGIPLPEGVNYEGYPVLHEACGYKKEGDKWVFTSGMGTTTSTRMERWMPILIERHRCRAIIGKGGLLEGTTEACRKYGCVYLSVVGGAAAYYDARAKIINVFWPDLDSQAILECEIKDYGPLFVAIDAHGNNHYLNLRKKAIEERQKIYDMLKIKPLPWAPQWIERPREKNY